Proteins from one Prosthecobacter sp. genomic window:
- the tatC gene encoding twin-arginine translocase subunit TatC produces MWSGILQKVFKVREKVALNLGGKGDEEKPFLEHLEDLRTMIVRIVMTLVISTIITFVFYKELFKGILYPLVLSGLVKSLEEAQGYLINTGVAGPFMMAINVSLIAAVIISFPLLLIYLLQFILPGLKPKEKRLLFPAIGIGTGLFLGGAAFAYWVVLPKALLFFDQFAESLGAKQMWELSEYITFSTRFILVFGISFELPVIVMALVKLDFLNFKLMKSTWRHALVAITLFAAVITPTPDVLTLMLMSGPLYVLYAICVWLAYILEKKDRAAFPEYYAEIEKDEKELEQSTGDDWDNENYNPWSSADDEDDTKADYQAPAATPSAPPPEVEKPEEEYLGEDQSSQMPDEDPANAPTREMTLEELAREDEKRSGDAPK; encoded by the coding sequence ATGTGGTCCGGCATCCTTCAAAAAGTCTTCAAAGTTCGCGAAAAAGTCGCCCTCAATCTCGGCGGCAAAGGCGATGAGGAAAAACCGTTCCTCGAACATCTCGAGGATCTGCGCACGATGATCGTGCGCATCGTGATGACGCTGGTGATTTCCACCATCATCACGTTTGTCTTCTACAAGGAGCTGTTCAAAGGCATCCTCTACCCGCTGGTGCTCTCCGGTCTGGTTAAATCGCTGGAAGAAGCACAGGGCTACCTCATCAACACCGGCGTGGCCGGGCCGTTCATGATGGCGATCAATGTCTCGCTCATCGCCGCAGTGATCATTTCCTTCCCGCTGCTGCTGATTTATCTGCTGCAGTTCATCCTGCCCGGACTGAAGCCGAAAGAGAAAAGACTGCTGTTTCCTGCCATCGGCATCGGCACGGGGCTGTTCCTCGGCGGAGCCGCGTTCGCCTACTGGGTGGTGTTGCCGAAGGCGCTGCTGTTCTTCGACCAGTTCGCCGAGAGCCTGGGGGCGAAGCAGATGTGGGAACTGAGCGAGTACATCACCTTCTCCACACGTTTCATCCTGGTCTTCGGCATTTCATTTGAGCTGCCAGTCATCGTGATGGCGCTCGTGAAGCTCGATTTCCTCAACTTCAAGCTCATGAAGTCCACCTGGCGTCATGCGCTGGTGGCCATCACCCTCTTTGCCGCTGTCATCACGCCGACACCGGACGTGCTGACCCTGATGCTGATGTCCGGGCCGCTCTACGTGCTCTATGCCATCTGTGTCTGGCTGGCTTACATCTTGGAGAAAAAAGACCGCGCCGCCTTCCCCGAATACTACGCCGAAATCGAGAAGGACGAGAAGGAGCTGGAGCAGTCCACCGGCGACGACTGGGACAATGAAAACTACAATCCTTGGTCGTCCGCTGATGACGAGGACGATACGAAGGCCGATTATCAGGCTCCTGCCGCCACGCCGTCCGCGCCGCCACCCGAAGTCGAAAAACCCGAGGAGGAATACCTGGGCGAAGACCAAAGCTCGCAGATGCCTGATGAAGATCCGGCCAACGCGCCGACCCGGGAAATGACCCTGGAAGAACTGGCCCGCGAGGATGAGAAGCGCTCCGGTGATGCGCCGAAGTAA
- a CDS encoding isoprenyl transferase translates to MSRPNDDLKPVPRHIAMIMDGNGRWAKERGLPRTEGHRAGAETVRRVVECCGEIGVEFLTLYAFSAENWKRPKREVEALMKLLEFFLRGELPLMMKQNVRLQAIGRLHDLPQSCQTELHRCIENTAQNTGLTLILALSYGGREEIVDGVKSLLQSIERGHLDKAMIDCEVFSKHLYTRYYPDPDLLIRTSGEMRLSNFLLWQLSYTEFYITEKLWPDFSKEDLKAAIRAFHQRHRRFGGV, encoded by the coding sequence ATGAGCCGCCCCAACGATGATTTGAAGCCCGTCCCCCGCCATATCGCCATGATCATGGACGGCAACGGTCGTTGGGCCAAAGAACGCGGCCTGCCGCGCACGGAGGGGCATCGAGCCGGCGCGGAAACCGTGCGGCGGGTGGTGGAATGCTGCGGGGAGATCGGCGTCGAGTTCCTCACGCTTTACGCCTTTTCTGCGGAGAACTGGAAACGTCCGAAGCGCGAGGTCGAGGCCTTGATGAAGCTGCTGGAGTTCTTTCTGCGTGGTGAACTGCCGCTGATGATGAAGCAGAACGTGCGCCTTCAAGCCATCGGCCGCCTGCACGACCTGCCCCAGTCCTGCCAGACGGAATTGCACCGCTGCATCGAGAACACGGCGCAAAACACCGGTCTCACGCTGATTCTCGCGCTGAGCTACGGTGGCCGCGAGGAGATCGTCGATGGCGTAAAAAGCCTGCTGCAAAGCATCGAGCGCGGCCACCTCGACAAGGCAATGATCGATTGTGAGGTCTTCAGCAAGCACCTCTACACGCGCTACTACCCGGACCCCGACCTGCTGATCCGCACTAGCGGCGAAATGCGGCTGTCAAACTTCCTCCTCTGGCAGCTCAGCTACACGGAATTCTACATCACCGAAAAACTCTGGCCTGATTTCTCCAAGGAAGACCTGAAGGCCGCCATCCGCGCCTTTCACCAGCGCCACCGCCGGTTCGGGGGGGTGTGA
- a CDS encoding FeoA family protein — protein sequence MPATLAELPVGSSAIVQAMPTGRSCLTRLREMGIVPGTRVQVTRRAPLGEPIEICVRGSHLSMRNHEAAFIAISAA from the coding sequence ATGCCCGCCACCCTTGCTGAACTCCCCGTTGGCTCCAGCGCCATCGTTCAGGCCATGCCCACCGGCCGTTCCTGCCTCACGCGTCTGCGTGAGATGGGTATCGTGCCCGGCACCCGTGTCCAAGTGACCCGGCGTGCTCCGCTGGGCGAGCCGATCGAGATTTGTGTGCGCGGCTCCCATCTTTCCATGCGCAACCACGAGGCGGCCTTTATCGCCATCTCCGCTGCATGA
- the argH gene encoding argininosuccinate lyase, whose product MWKGRFAQETSALVQRYGESVSFDWRLFAHDIAGSIAHSKGLLKAGILTAEEQQKIESGLLEIRHEIEKGNFEFKESLEDVHMNIESELTKRIGPAGAKLHTARSRNDQIATDVRLYCRSAIDSILQHTRAMQAALIECAERGNDAVMPGYTHLQRGQPVLFAHHLLAYVEMLDRDAARLADCRKRLNVMPLGSGALAGSTIILDREFVAQQLGFDGVTQNSMDAVSDRDFVAELLFAISLQGVHLSRLSEDVILWASAEFGFVTLSDAHTTGSSLMPQKKNPDVAELTRGKSARLIGNLMSILTLLKGLPMTYNRDLQEDKEPLFDSIDTISIALEVFTEMISGMDVNRAKTTAAASDPMLLATDLADYLVNHGVPFRQAHEVIGKLVAYSIEQKRGFGEMKLEEFQRFSPAFAADMTACLNLETAMIARKGIGAPSPQNVKAQLARWRAALNA is encoded by the coding sequence ATGTGGAAAGGCCGTTTTGCTCAGGAAACCAGCGCTCTCGTGCAGCGCTACGGAGAATCCGTGTCGTTTGACTGGCGGTTGTTCGCCCATGACATCGCCGGTTCCATCGCGCACTCGAAAGGGCTGCTCAAAGCGGGCATTTTGACCGCCGAGGAGCAGCAGAAGATCGAATCCGGGCTGCTGGAAATCCGTCACGAGATCGAAAAAGGAAACTTTGAGTTCAAGGAGTCGCTGGAAGACGTCCACATGAACATCGAGTCCGAACTGACCAAGCGGATCGGGCCAGCAGGCGCGAAACTGCACACGGCACGGAGCCGGAATGACCAGATCGCGACCGATGTGCGGCTTTACTGCCGCTCGGCGATTGATTCGATCCTCCAACACACCCGCGCGATGCAGGCAGCGCTGATCGAATGCGCCGAACGTGGCAACGATGCAGTGATGCCGGGCTACACGCATCTGCAACGTGGGCAGCCAGTGCTCTTTGCTCATCATCTGCTGGCCTATGTCGAGATGCTGGATCGTGATGCGGCACGTCTGGCCGACTGCCGGAAGCGGCTCAACGTGATGCCGCTGGGCTCTGGCGCTCTCGCTGGCAGCACGATCATCCTCGACCGCGAATTCGTGGCGCAGCAGCTTGGTTTTGACGGCGTGACGCAGAACTCAATGGATGCGGTCAGCGACCGTGATTTCGTCGCGGAGCTGCTGTTCGCGATCTCCTTGCAGGGCGTGCATCTGTCCCGCCTGAGCGAGGATGTGATCCTGTGGGCGAGCGCGGAATTTGGTTTTGTGACGCTGAGCGATGCGCACACGACGGGTTCGTCGTTGATGCCGCAGAAGAAGAATCCCGACGTGGCGGAACTCACGCGTGGCAAGTCGGCGCGGCTGATTGGCAACCTCATGAGCATACTGACGCTGCTCAAGGGCCTGCCGATGACCTACAATCGCGATTTGCAGGAGGACAAGGAGCCGCTGTTTGATTCCATCGACACGATCTCGATCGCCCTCGAAGTTTTCACCGAAATGATCAGCGGCATGGACGTGAACCGGGCCAAAACGACCGCCGCAGCGAGCGATCCAATGCTGCTGGCGACGGATCTGGCCGATTATCTCGTCAATCACGGCGTGCCGTTCCGTCAGGCCCATGAAGTGATCGGCAAACTCGTTGCTTACTCGATTGAGCAGAAGCGAGGGTTTGGCGAAATGAAGCTGGAGGAGTTCCAACGCTTCTCGCCGGCCTTTGCAGCCGATATGACGGCCTGTTTGAACCTCGAAACCGCCATGATCGCACGGAAGGGCATCGGCGCCCCCTCACCGCAGAATGTGAAAGCCCAACTCGCGCGCTGGCGTGCGGCTTTGAACGCGTAA
- a CDS encoding NUDIX hydrolase, whose product MQIPDFDLYTPGAEPGWRKTRSEMTFENPHVSVERAWFTTPNRHEEVPWMVVQRKAAVAIAPMLEDGRFVMVHQERLPVMQTMWEFPAGQIDTEVTRESIIYTALNELREECGCALDNEHGTLEPLGWYFPSQGFTDEIVYLFTAKPVCVVSRPEPDGSEHISDVRLVSAGELRGMIAANAITNALTLALYARIAAQGLP is encoded by the coding sequence ATGCAGATCCCGGACTTCGATCTCTACACTCCCGGAGCCGAGCCTGGCTGGCGGAAGACGCGCAGTGAAATGACGTTTGAAAATCCGCATGTGAGTGTGGAGCGCGCGTGGTTCACCACGCCGAACCGCCACGAAGAAGTGCCGTGGATGGTGGTGCAACGAAAGGCCGCCGTGGCGATTGCGCCAATGCTGGAAGATGGGCGGTTCGTGATGGTGCATCAGGAACGCCTGCCGGTGATGCAGACCATGTGGGAGTTTCCGGCCGGGCAGATCGACACGGAAGTCACCCGCGAATCGATCATCTACACCGCGTTGAACGAACTACGCGAAGAATGCGGCTGCGCCCTGGACAACGAGCACGGCACGCTGGAGCCGCTGGGCTGGTATTTTCCTTCGCAAGGTTTCACCGATGAGATCGTTTATCTTTTCACGGCGAAGCCCGTGTGTGTCGTCAGCCGTCCGGAACCGGATGGAAGCGAGCACATCAGCGACGTGCGGTTGGTCAGCGCGGGAGAACTGCGTGGGATGATTGCTGCCAATGCGATCACCAACGCCCTGACGCTGGCTCTCTACGCGCGGATCGCGGCCCAAGGACTGCCGTAG